From Firmicutes bacterium CAG:345, the proteins below share one genomic window:
- a CDS encoding 5'-methylthioadenosine/S-adenosylhomocysteine nucleosidase (product inferred by homology to UniProt) — MILIIGQTHDDILYFENIMHNKENEELFNTIPLITGTIYNQDVCLAYNVYSNYISSLIITHLIRSKFVIFVVSVGKAKTYFDDLQVGDVVLSNSITLGDVDFTNENNCKLGQIPFLPEKYLTQSYLSQIFTQSFNKVLYKEPFKADFISLNKHIKDVHQVTELIANNFVLGLEKETVFDTESGGAAVACHLADVPYISIKVIESKIGEDTSLDNYLKVLEKYIEVGKGVSIAISEIGRKDFIK; from the coding sequence ATGATTTTGATTATTGGACAAACCCATGATGATATTCTTTATTTTGAAAATATCATGCACAACAAAGAAAATGAAGAATTATTCAATACAATTCCTTTGATCACTGGAACTATCTATAATCAAGATGTCTGTCTTGCTTATAACGTTTATTCTAATTATATTTCTAGTTTAATTATCACTCATCTTATTCGTTCAAAATTTGTTATTTTTGTTGTTTCAGTTGGAAAAGCAAAAACTTATTTTGATGATCTTCAAGTTGGAGATGTTGTTTTATCTAATTCAATTACTTTAGGTGATGTAGATTTTACTAATGAAAACAATTGCAAATTAGGTCAAATTCCATTTTTGCCTGAAAAATATTTAACTCAATCATATTTGAGCCAGATATTTACTCAATCTTTTAATAAAGTACTATATAAAGAACCTTTTAAAGCAGATTTTATTTCTTTGAACAAACATATTAAAGATGTACATCAGGTCACCGAACTTATTGCCAATAACTTTGTTCTTGGCTTAGAAAAAGAAACAGTTTTTGATACCGAATCGGGTGGTGCTGCAGTAGCATGCCATTTAGCTGATGTTCCTTATATTTCTATTAAAGTAATCGAATCTAAAATTGGCGAAGATACTTCTTTGGATAATTATTTAAAAGTATTGGAAAAATACATTGAAGTTGGTAAAGGTGTTTCTATTGCTATTTCAGAAATAGGAAGAAAAGACTTTATCAAATAG